A region of Athene noctua chromosome 10, bAthNoc1.hap1.1, whole genome shotgun sequence DNA encodes the following proteins:
- the SLC38A3 gene encoding sodium-coupled neutral amino acid transporter 3 produces MDATDVPLQAEMVELVPNGKHVAALTASTVPSLAGDRFEENQSGTAEMEEFLPHGAEKKQTHFTDFEGKTSFGMSVFNLSNAIMGSGILGLAYAMANTGIILFLFLLTAVALLSSYSIHLLLKSSGIVGIRAYEQLGYRAFGTPGKLAAAIAITLQNIGAMSSYLYIVKSEVPLVIQTFLNLEEKTTDWYMNGNYLVILVSVTVILPLALMKQLGYLGYASGFSLSCMGFFLISVIYKKFQIPCPLPEQEGNLTSSLNATPVSTSDYQNGYTIVQAPDQGTCTPSFFTLNSQTAYTIPIMAFAFVCHPEVLPIYTELKEPSKKKMQCISNISIMVMYLMYFLAALFGYLTFYGRVESELLHTYNKVDPFDVLILCVRVAVLTAVTLTVPIVLFPVRRAIQQMLFQGKDFSWIRHIIIAVVLLTFINLLVIFAPSILGIFGMIGATSAPCLIFIFPAIFYIRIMPKDKEPLRSTPKILAACFALLGVLFMIMSLSFIIIDWATGGGKSGGSH; encoded by the exons ATGGATGCCACAGACGTGCCCCTCCAGGCTGAGATGGTGGAACTGGTGCCCAACGGGAAGCATGTGGCTGCACTCACCGCCTCCACCGTCCCCTCTCTGGCAGGTGACAG GTTTGAGGAGAACCAGTCTGGCACAGCAGAGATGGAGGAGTTCCTGCCCCACGGCGCCGAGAAGAAGCAGACACACTTCACCGAT TTTGAAGGGAAGACGTCTTTCGGGATGTCTGTCTTCAACCTGAGCAATGCCATCATGGGCAGCGGCATCCTGGGGCTGGCCTACGCCATGGCCAACACCGGCATCATCCTCTTCCT CTTTCTCCTGACGGCGGTGGCCCTGCTCTCCAGCTACTCCATCCACCTGCTGCTCAAGTCCTCAGGCATTGTGG GCATCCGCGCCTACGAGCAGCTGGGCTACCGAGCCTTTGGCACGCCGGGGAAGCTGGCTGCAGCCATCGCCATCACCCTGCAAAACATCGGAG CCATGTCCAGCTACCTATACATCGTCAAATCCGAAGTGCCTCTCGTCATCCAGACCTTCCTCAACCTGGAGGAGAAGACCAC GGACTGGTACATGAACGGGAACTACCTGGTGATCCTGGTTTCCGTCACCGTTATCCTGCCCCTGGCCCTCATGAAGCAGCTGG gctaTCTCGGCTACGCCAGCGGCTTCTCCCTGAGCTGTATGGGCTTCTTCCTCATCTCG GTCATCTACAAGAAGTTCCAGATCCCCTGTCCACTCCCTGAGCAGGAGGGGAACCTCACCAGCAGCCTCAATGCCACCCCTGTCAGCACCAGTGACTACCAGAATGGCTACACCATCGTCCAGGCACCTGACCAGGGCACCTGCACCCCTAGCTTCTTCACCCTGAACTCGCAG ACAGCGTACACCATCCCCATCATGGCCTTTGCCTTTGTCTGCCACCCAGAGGTCCTGCCCATCTACACTGAGCTGAAAGA ACCCTCCAAGAAGAAGATGCAGTGCATCTCCAACATCTCCATCATGGTGATGTATCTCATGTACTTCTTGGCCGCCCTCTTCGGCTACCTCACATTCTATG GCCGGGTGGAGTCGGAGCTGCTGCACACGTACAACAAGGTGGACCCGTTCGATGTGCTCATCCTGTGTGTGCGGGTGGCTGTGCTGACAGCTGTCACCCTCACTGTCCCCATCGTCCTCTTTCCG gtGCGCCGGGCCATCCAGCAGATGCTGTTCCAAGGGAAGGACTTCAGCTGGATCCGCCACATCATCATTGCTGTGGTCCTACTGACCTTCATCAACCTCTTGGTCATCTTCGCCCCCTCCATCCTTGGCATCTTCGGCATGATCG GTGCCACCTCTGCTCCCTGTCTCATCTTCATCTTCCCTGCCATCTTCTACATCCGCATCATGCCCAAGGACAAGGAGCCGCTGCGCTCCACCCCCAAAATCTTG GCTGCTTGTTTCGCCCTCCTTGGGGTGCTCTTCATGATCATGAGCTTGAGCTTCATCATCATCGACTGGGCCACGGGTGGGGGGAAGAGCGGCGGCAGCCACTAG